A region of Patescibacteria group bacterium DNA encodes the following proteins:
- the mnmA gene encoding tRNA 2-thiouridine(34) synthase MnmA produces the protein MTKKKKEKVIVAMSGGVDSSVSALLLKRAGFEAEGIYMKLSGANPQAESAARKAAKQLGIKFRVVNLSRQFKKEIIDYFISSYEKGQTPNPCVRCNQRIKFGELLKAARNLGGDFLATGHYVQSSISNYQLSINDQSAPALVKPPKAIKLSRAKFKDKDQSYFLYTLTQKQLAGVLFPLGDMADKDEVRKIADEAGLPYIKSESQDICFLYCNPPLRRTGGRAIQHNEFLRKHIKLKPGPIMLIEKPEKGAEKLKGKETLNYGRTVSALKSGKEEVKHQGLPLYTIGQRREIRIGGTGPYYAARFDVKKNILYVVKDFDDPILYKDELTAKNVNWISGIIPKMPFKCEAVIRYRHAPVKCTVMKAGLKPGLRKKGNNKTNRSKTLKVKFQKPQRAITPGQSIVFYKGEEVLGGGIIG, from the coding sequence ATGACAAAAAAGAAAAAAGAAAAAGTTATTGTCGCTATGTCAGGAGGAGTGGACTCATCAGTTTCCGCTCTTCTTTTAAAAAGGGCCGGCTTTGAGGCGGAAGGTATTTATATGAAATTGTCCGGAGCCAATCCCCAGGCTGAAAGCGCGGCGCGGAAAGCGGCTAAACAACTGGGGATAAAATTCCGGGTGGTTAACTTATCCAGACAATTCAAGAAAGAAATCATTGATTATTTTATTTCCAGCTATGAAAAGGGCCAGACTCCTAACCCTTGCGTTAGATGCAACCAGCGAATTAAGTTCGGCGAACTTTTGAAGGCCGCGCGGAATTTGGGCGGAGATTTTTTAGCGACCGGGCATTATGTTCAGTCTTCAATTTCAAATTATCAATTATCAATTAACGACCAGAGTGCGCCGGCGCTCGTTAAACCGCCCAAAGCCATTAAATTATCAAGAGCAAAGTTTAAAGACAAGGACCAGTCATATTTTTTGTATACGCTGACGCAGAAGCAGCTGGCGGGTGTATTATTTCCGCTGGGAGATATGGCTGATAAAGATGAGGTGCGGAAAATTGCCGATGAAGCTGGCCTGCCTTATATTAAATCCGAAAGCCAGGATATCTGTTTTCTTTACTGTAACCCGCCTCTTCGGCGGACAGGCGGCCGGGCTATCCAGCATAACGAATTTTTGCGCAAGCATATAAAGCTTAAACCCGGGCCGATCATGCTGATCGAAAAACCGGAAAAGGGCGCGGAAAAATTAAAGGGCAAGGAGACGCTAAATTACGGGCGGACTGTGTCGGCGCTGAAATCCGGCAAAGAAGAGGTAAAGCACCAAGGCTTGCCTTTGTATACCATTGGCCAAAGGAGGGAAATAAGGATTGGCGGAACCGGGCCGTATTATGCCGCTAGGTTTGACGTTAAGAAAAACATTTTATACGTAGTAAAAGATTTTGACGACCCGATTTTATATAAAGATGAACTGACGGCTAAAAACGTGAACTGGATTTCCGGCATTATTCCAAAGATGCCTTTTAAATGCGAAGCCGTAATCCGCTACCGCCACGCGCCGGTAAAGTGCACGGTTATGAAGGCGGGCCTTAAACCTGGCTTAAGGAAAAAGGGTAATAATAAAACTAACAGAAGTAAAACTCTTAAAGTTAAATTTCAAAAACCCCAGCGCGCCATAACGCCTGGCCAAAGCATAGTTTTTTATAAAGGCGAAGAGGTTTTGGGCGGGGGTATAATCGGGTGA
- the murF gene encoding UDP-N-acetylmuramoyl-tripeptide--D-alanyl-D-alanine ligase, producing the protein MKPLIQYILKVQGKRIFRKYKPDVIGITGSVGKTSAKEAVFIVLKNKFSVRRSIKNYNNEIGLPLTLIGEEAKGKDFFGWFKVFSRALALTSQTDKDYPKVMILEMGADKPGDIAYLLKIVKCKIGMITRIGESHLEAFKTVDRIKKEKALIVRELEKTNWAVLNFDDERIKDIAKDVKANYISYGIHEKADLQASEINLMKIDARKNDKDAEGREKPELGAKSYGLSFKMLYKGSAVPVILEGVAGQSAIYACLAGAAAGIIYGMNLIEITDALKNYKNPKGRMNFIPGVKRTLILDDTYNSSPQSSLEALEVLSKLMPGKNARRYAVFGDMLELGEYTEAGHREVGEKIAELEIDELIVVGERSRDIARGAKQAGMSDDFIFHFSGNETAAVFLKERIKEGDIILVKGSQAVRMEKVVKELMADPLRAGELLVRQGEDWA; encoded by the coding sequence ATGAAGCCGTTAATACAATATATACTAAAAGTACAAGGAAAGCGGATTTTCCGGAAATATAAGCCCGACGTGATAGGCATTACCGGAAGCGTCGGGAAAACGAGCGCTAAAGAGGCGGTTTTTATCGTGCTCAAAAATAAATTTTCCGTCCGCAGAAGCATTAAAAACTATAATAATGAAATCGGCCTGCCTTTGACTTTGATCGGCGAAGAGGCGAAAGGCAAAGATTTTTTCGGCTGGTTCAAGGTTTTTAGCCGGGCCTTAGCCCTTACTTCCCAAACCGATAAAGATTATCCTAAAGTAATGATTTTAGAGATGGGCGCCGACAAGCCGGGCGACATCGCCTATCTATTAAAAATAGTAAAATGTAAAATCGGGATGATAACCCGGATCGGCGAATCCCACCTTGAGGCGTTTAAAACCGTTGACCGGATTAAAAAAGAAAAAGCTTTAATTGTCCGCGAGCTGGAAAAAACCAACTGGGCGGTATTGAATTTTGACGATGAGCGGATTAAGGATATCGCCAAAGACGTTAAAGCTAATTATATTTCTTACGGCATCCATGAAAAAGCCGACTTGCAGGCCTCGGAAATAAATTTGATGAAGATTGATGCTCGTAAAAACGATAAAGACGCGGAAGGCCGAGAAAAGCCGGAACTTGGCGCAAAAAGCTACGGGCTAAGTTTTAAGATGCTCTATAAAGGTTCGGCCGTACCGGTTATTTTAGAAGGAGTGGCGGGACAATCCGCCATTTATGCTTGTCTGGCCGGAGCGGCGGCCGGTATAATTTACGGGATGAATTTAATTGAAATAACGGACGCTTTGAAGAATTACAAAAATCCTAAAGGAAGAATGAATTTTATCCCCGGCGTTAAAAGGACATTAATTTTAGACGACACTTACAATTCATCTCCTCAATCAAGTTTGGAAGCTTTAGAGGTTCTGTCAAAGCTAATGCCCGGCAAAAATGCCCGGCGCTACGCGGTTTTCGGCGATATGCTTGAGCTAGGAGAATATACCGAAGCCGGACACAGAGAGGTCGGGGAAAAAATCGCGGAATTGGAAATTGATGAATTAATCGTCGTTGGAGAAAGGTCAAGAGATATTGCCCGGGGCGCGAAGCAGGCCGGAATGAGCGACGATTTTATTTTTCATTTTTCCGGCAATGAAACCGCCGCCGTTTTCTTGAAAGAAAGGATAAAAGAAGGCGATATAATTTTAGTCAAAGGCTCGCAGGCCGTTCGGATGGAAAAGGTCGTTAAAGAATTAATGGCTGATCCTTTGCGCGCCGGAGAACTTTTAGTCCGGCAGGGTGAAGACTGGGCTTAA